In a single window of the Desulfonatronum thiodismutans genome:
- the pyk gene encoding pyruvate kinase: MKTKVVVTVGPAIDSEDMLRRMIEQGVRIFRLNFSHGDRSYFETIIARLKKLEAEMDVALSLLQDLSGPKIRIGEIADAPWDVHKDDLLYMGLPGGQKDLEATGQSIKGLRWVDLDQPDMLEVLEKGDTVTLSDGGLQFQIVEKLDARTVLLKALNAGLLSSKKGVAFPGKVSPLPAFTPKDRMDLAYGLELGVNVVALSFVQDAQDIRSLINEMERLGHRVPVIAKLERRNAVENLQEILELVDGIMVARGDLGLECPLATLPGLQKEIIRACNQAGKPVIVATQMLLSMVDNPMPTRAEITDVANAIHDGTDCVMLSEETAIGNHPLEAVRTMREIGLEAERFGAKHHRGPKAPKDQSDPAWFLAYAACLLAEKAQVRALVAHSISGATIRHLSACRPEQPIHALCPDYPARQFLNFSKGVLPHSIKEQLSDHLDRTEYFVDSNPDFFATGEAVVITAGQPKPRQERVATNLVKIYVK; the protein is encoded by the coding sequence ATGAAAACAAAAGTCGTGGTCACGGTAGGGCCGGCAATCGATTCGGAGGACATGCTGCGCCGGATGATCGAGCAAGGGGTGCGCATCTTTCGGTTGAATTTTTCCCATGGCGACCGGTCCTATTTTGAAACCATCATCGCCCGGCTGAAGAAGCTGGAGGCGGAGATGGACGTTGCTCTGAGTCTCTTGCAGGATCTTTCGGGGCCAAAAATCCGGATCGGTGAAATAGCGGACGCTCCCTGGGACGTGCATAAGGATGATTTACTGTATATGGGCCTGCCGGGTGGGCAAAAAGATCTGGAGGCCACCGGCCAGAGCATCAAAGGATTGCGCTGGGTGGATCTGGATCAGCCGGATATGCTGGAAGTCCTGGAGAAGGGGGATACGGTGACCCTCAGCGACGGCGGCCTGCAGTTCCAGATCGTGGAGAAGCTCGACGCCCGGACGGTTCTGCTCAAGGCGCTCAACGCGGGATTGTTATCGTCAAAAAAGGGCGTGGCCTTTCCCGGCAAAGTCAGTCCCCTGCCGGCATTTACGCCCAAGGATCGCATGGACCTGGCCTACGGCCTGGAACTGGGCGTGAACGTGGTGGCTCTGTCCTTTGTTCAGGACGCCCAGGACATCCGCTCCCTGATCAACGAGATGGAGCGTCTGGGGCACCGGGTGCCGGTGATCGCCAAGCTGGAGCGACGCAATGCCGTGGAGAATCTTCAGGAGATTCTGGAACTGGTGGACGGGATCATGGTCGCTCGGGGCGATCTGGGCCTGGAATGTCCCCTGGCCACTCTGCCGGGCCTGCAAAAAGAGATCATCAGGGCCTGCAACCAAGCCGGCAAGCCGGTGATCGTGGCCACCCAGATGCTGCTGTCCATGGTGGACAACCCCATGCCGACCCGGGCTGAAATCACGGACGTGGCCAACGCCATTCACGATGGGACGGACTGCGTGATGCTCTCCGAGGAAACCGCCATCGGCAATCACCCCCTGGAGGCGGTCCGGACCATGCGGGAAATCGGCCTGGAGGCTGAACGTTTCGGCGCGAAGCACCATCGGGGACCGAAGGCGCCCAAGGATCAGTCCGATCCGGCCTGGTTCCTGGCCTATGCCGCCTGCCTACTGGCGGAAAAGGCCCAGGTCCGCGCCCTGGTGGCCCACAGCATTTCCGGGGCCACGATCCGCCATCTCAGCGCCTGTCGCCCGGAGCAGCCGATCCATGCCCTGTGCCCGGACTATCCGGCGCGTCAGTTCCTGAATTTCTCCAAAGGGGTGCTGCCGCACTCCATCAAGGAACAGCTTTCGGACCATCTGGACCGAACCGAGTATTTCGTGGACAGCAACCCGGATTTCTTCGCCACCGGCGAGGCCGTGGTCATCACCGCCGGCCAGCCCAAGCCCCGCCAAGAGCGCGTGGCCACGAACCTGGTCAAGATTTACGTGAAGTGA
- a CDS encoding bifunctional alpha,alpha-trehalose-phosphate synthase (UDP-forming)/trehalose-phosphatase, whose translation MRLVIVSNRLPINLVEEDGRIIAKESVGGLATGLNSYLDSLDQNSPFSDDPLWVGWPGMYLDDPSRFDFSSRIMGKFRICPVNVTPDQMDSFYLGFCNSTLWPLFHYFPSYVAFDEASWDSYVQVNDIFRRTVESVLQPDDVVWVHDYQIMLLPEMIRSSRPDVTSGFFLHIPFPSYEIFRLLPSTWRTRLLRGLLGSDLIGFHTYDYSQHFLRSVSAILGLEHHLGKIMVGDRLVKVDTFPMGIDYHKYAQAARDQRTQDEKRKLRDSLGSTKIMLSIDRLDYSKGIANRLRGYEQFLELYPEWHERVVLMLVVVPSRTGVGRYQEMKKQIDELVGAINGRFGKLSWSPIIYQYTTYPLRELTMLYDISDVALVTPLRDGMNLIAKEYIAAKTDDQGVLVLSETAGAAIELGETLIVNPNSLTDLAEAIHKALETPEDEQRQIMTLLKNRLERFDVNHWAEDFMNSLLHVKTEQERMESTFISADAAQAVVLRCKSAPSRLLLLDYDGTLVPFHDAPSMACPSEEIRDTLRTLAALPETQVVILSGRDKHNLERCLGNLPVALVAEHGVWVRETDGQWRMIRPLLNDWKDQIRPILERFSSRVPGTFTEDKDFSMAWHYRQADRNLGAQRARELAETLRGLASNVGIQILQSPMVVEVRSAGISKAVAAMHFSSKREWGFILAMGDAESDEEMFKTLPDHAVTLRVGHDLSHATYNIRNPRGAGVLLKNFTL comes from the coding sequence ATGCGTCTCGTCATCGTATCCAATCGGCTGCCCATCAATCTGGTGGAAGAGGACGGCAGGATCATTGCCAAGGAATCCGTGGGCGGACTGGCCACGGGCCTGAACTCCTACCTGGACTCCCTGGACCAGAATTCGCCCTTCAGCGACGATCCCCTGTGGGTCGGCTGGCCGGGGATGTATCTGGACGACCCGAGCCGGTTCGACTTCTCTTCCCGAATCATGGGCAAGTTCCGAATCTGCCCGGTCAACGTGACCCCGGACCAGATGGACAGCTTTTACCTCGGGTTCTGCAACTCCACCCTCTGGCCCCTGTTCCACTATTTCCCGTCCTATGTCGCATTCGACGAAGCGTCCTGGGACAGCTACGTCCAGGTCAACGACATTTTCCGCCGGACCGTGGAATCCGTGCTGCAACCGGACGACGTGGTCTGGGTGCACGACTATCAGATCATGCTCCTGCCGGAGATGATCCGCTCCAGCAGGCCGGACGTGACCAGCGGCTTCTTCCTGCACATTCCCTTTCCGTCCTATGAAATCTTCCGCCTCCTGCCCAGCACCTGGCGCACCCGTCTGCTGCGAGGTCTCCTGGGCTCGGACCTGATCGGCTTCCACACCTACGACTATTCCCAGCATTTCCTGCGCAGCGTCTCGGCCATCCTGGGCCTGGAGCACCATCTGGGCAAGATCATGGTCGGGGACCGCCTGGTCAAGGTGGACACCTTTCCCATGGGCATCGACTATCACAAGTACGCCCAGGCCGCCCGGGACCAGCGCACCCAGGATGAAAAGCGTAAACTGCGCGATTCCCTTGGATCAACCAAGATTATGCTCTCCATCGACCGCCTGGACTACAGCAAGGGCATCGCCAACCGGCTGCGGGGATACGAACAATTCCTGGAACTCTACCCGGAATGGCATGAACGGGTCGTCCTGATGCTGGTGGTGGTCCCGTCCCGGACCGGGGTAGGCAGGTACCAGGAAATGAAAAAGCAGATCGACGAGTTGGTGGGGGCGATCAACGGACGGTTCGGCAAGCTTTCCTGGTCCCCGATCATCTACCAGTACACCACCTACCCGCTGCGCGAACTGACCATGCTCTACGACATCAGCGACGTGGCCCTGGTCACCCCGCTACGCGACGGAATGAATTTGATCGCCAAGGAGTATATCGCGGCCAAGACCGACGACCAGGGAGTGCTGGTGCTCAGCGAGACCGCCGGAGCGGCCATCGAACTGGGGGAGACGTTGATCGTCAATCCCAACAGCCTGACGGACCTCGCCGAAGCCATTCACAAGGCCCTGGAAACGCCGGAGGATGAGCAGCGTCAAATCATGACCCTGCTCAAAAACCGGCTGGAGCGCTTCGACGTCAACCACTGGGCCGAAGACTTCATGAACTCCCTGCTGCACGTCAAGACCGAGCAGGAGCGGATGGAGTCCACGTTCATCAGCGCCGACGCGGCCCAGGCGGTTGTCCTCCGATGCAAGTCCGCCCCGAGCCGCCTGCTGCTGCTGGACTACGACGGCACCCTGGTTCCCTTCCATGACGCCCCGTCCATGGCCTGCCCCTCGGAAGAAATCCGGGACACTCTCCGGACCCTGGCCGCCCTGCCCGAGACCCAGGTGGTCATCCTCAGCGGCCGGGACAAGCACAACCTGGAACGCTGCCTGGGCAACCTGCCCGTGGCCCTGGTGGCCGAACACGGGGTCTGGGTCCGGGAGACGGATGGCCAGTGGCGAATGATCCGCCCTTTGCTCAACGACTGGAAGGACCAGATCCGCCCGATCCTGGAGCGCTTCAGCTCACGTGTGCCGGGGACCTTCACCGAGGACAAGGATTTTTCCATGGCCTGGCACTATCGCCAGGCGGATCGCAACCTCGGCGCGCAACGGGCCCGGGAACTTGCCGAAACCCTGCGCGGGCTGGCCTCCAACGTGGGCATCCAGATTTTGCAAAGCCCCATGGTGGTCGAGGTGCGCAGCGCCGGGATCAGCAAGGCCGTGGCCGCCATGCACTTCAGCTCCAAGCGGGAGTGGGGCTTCATCCTGGCCATGGGCGACGCGGAAAGCGACGAGGAAATGTTCAAGACCCTGCCGGACCATGCCGTGACCCTTCGTGTCGGCCACGACCTGTCCCACGCCACCTACAACATCCGCAACCCGCGGGGGGCTGGAGTGCTGCTGAAGAATTTTACATTGTGA
- the argF gene encoding ornithine carbamoyltransferase, translated as MARHFLQITDLKRSESWNMLTRAKEIKAANWRSSLLDGKTLILLFEKASTRTRISFEVAIRALGGDVLFMTNKESQLGRNEPLRDTARVFGRYVQGVVVRTFAQEVLEELASVGGIPVINALTDLHHPCQVMSDMLTIFEQTPDIPSLKIAWVGDGNNMANSWLHAAMHFPFALHLAVPQGYEPDPGVLQQARENGANVVVTNDPKEAVNEAHYVNTDVWASMGQEDLAEERREIFAPFQVNSRLLALARPDCKVLHCLPAKRGEEITDEVMEGEASLVWDQAENRLHMQKALLEWVFGEQN; from the coding sequence ATGGCTCGACATTTTTTGCAAATAACCGATTTGAAGCGTTCCGAGTCCTGGAACATGCTGACCAGGGCCAAGGAAATCAAAGCCGCCAACTGGCGCTCGTCCCTGCTCGACGGCAAGACGCTGATCCTGCTGTTCGAAAAGGCTTCCACCCGGACGCGGATTTCCTTTGAAGTGGCCATTCGAGCCCTGGGCGGCGACGTGCTGTTCATGACCAACAAGGAGTCTCAGCTCGGCCGGAACGAACCCTTGCGGGACACGGCAAGGGTTTTCGGGCGCTACGTCCAGGGCGTGGTGGTGAGGACTTTTGCCCAGGAAGTACTCGAAGAGTTGGCCTCGGTCGGCGGGATTCCGGTGATCAACGCCTTGACTGATCTACATCACCCCTGCCAGGTGATGAGCGACATGCTGACCATTTTCGAGCAGACCCCGGACATTCCGAGCCTGAAAATCGCTTGGGTAGGCGACGGGAACAACATGGCCAACTCCTGGCTGCACGCGGCCATGCATTTCCCCTTTGCCCTTCATCTGGCCGTGCCCCAGGGATACGAGCCGGATCCGGGGGTCTTGCAGCAGGCCCGGGAGAACGGGGCCAACGTGGTGGTGACCAACGATCCCAAGGAAGCCGTGAACGAAGCCCACTACGTGAATACCGATGTCTGGGCTTCCATGGGCCAAGAGGACTTGGCGGAGGAGCGGCGGGAGATTTTCGCTCCCTTCCAGGTCAACTCCCGGCTGTTGGCCCTGGCCCGTCCGGATTGCAAGGTCCTGCACTGCCTCCCGGCCAAACGTGGGGAGGAGATCACCGACGAGGTCATGGAAGGCGAGGCCTCCCTGGTCTGGGACCAAGCCGAGAATCGGTTGCATATGCAGAAGGCCTTGCTGGAATGGGTTTTTGGGGAACAGAACTAG
- a CDS encoding argininosuccinate synthase encodes MNQKVEKVVLAYSGGLDTSVILKWIKETYSCEVIAFTADLGQGEDLSGVERRALETGASKAFVEDLREEFARDYIFPMMRANAVYEGRYLLGTSIARPLIAKRMVEIARAEGAQAIAHGATGKGNDQVRFELTAAALDKNLKTIAPWREWDLRSRTDCVEYAKKHDIPVTVTKDKPYSCDGNLLHLSFEGGELEDPWAEPGPHTYLMCVPPEQAPDRPEIATIEFEVGNPVALNGQTMTPATIMAELNVLGGRHGIGRLDMVESRFVGMKSRGVYETPGGTILQTAHRDLEGLTLDRETMRLRDQLIPQYAAMVYNGFWFAPEREALQAFIDKTQERVRGTVRLKLYKGAVSVLGRKSDVSLYNPELATFEQDMVYDQADAAGFIRLNALRLRAWNQ; translated from the coding sequence ATGAATCAGAAAGTTGAAAAGGTCGTACTGGCCTACTCCGGTGGTCTGGATACGTCGGTGATTCTGAAGTGGATCAAGGAAACCTATTCCTGCGAGGTGATCGCCTTTACAGCGGACCTGGGCCAGGGAGAAGACCTTTCCGGAGTGGAGCGCCGGGCCCTGGAAACCGGCGCGAGCAAGGCCTTTGTCGAAGATCTGCGCGAGGAGTTCGCCAGGGACTATATTTTCCCGATGATGCGGGCCAACGCGGTGTACGAGGGCCGCTATCTGCTGGGAACCTCCATTGCCCGGCCCCTGATCGCCAAGCGGATGGTGGAAATCGCCCGGGCCGAGGGCGCTCAGGCCATTGCTCACGGAGCCACGGGCAAGGGCAACGATCAGGTCCGCTTTGAATTGACCGCCGCTGCCCTGGATAAAAACCTGAAGACCATCGCTCCCTGGCGGGAGTGGGATCTGCGTTCGCGCACGGACTGCGTCGAATACGCCAAAAAGCACGACATTCCCGTGACCGTGACCAAGGACAAGCCGTATTCCTGCGATGGAAATCTGCTGCACCTGTCTTTTGAAGGCGGCGAGCTGGAAGACCCCTGGGCCGAACCCGGACCGCACACCTACCTGATGTGCGTGCCGCCGGAGCAGGCCCCGGACCGGCCGGAGATCGCGACCATCGAATTCGAGGTCGGGAATCCCGTGGCCCTCAACGGCCAGACCATGACTCCGGCGACGATCATGGCCGAGCTGAACGTTCTGGGCGGGCGGCACGGAATCGGTCGTCTGGACATGGTGGAGAGTCGATTCGTGGGCATGAAGTCCCGCGGGGTCTACGAAACCCCGGGAGGGACGATTCTTCAAACCGCCCACCGCGATCTGGAGGGCCTGACCCTGGACCGGGAAACCATGCGTCTGCGCGATCAGTTGATCCCGCAATACGCGGCCATGGTCTACAACGGATTCTGGTTCGCTCCGGAGCGGGAGGCCCTGCAGGCCTTCATCGACAAGACCCAGGAACGGGTCCGGGGCACGGTGCGGCTGAAACTGTACAAAGGGGCGGTCTCGGTGCTGGGACGCAAGTCTGACGTTTCCCTGTACAACCCGGAACTGGCCACCTTCGAGCAAGACATGGTCTACGATCAGGCCGACGCGGCCGGATTTATCCGGCTGAACGCCCTGCGGCTGCGGGCCTGGAATCAGTAA
- the argH gene encoding argininosuccinate lyase gives MSGKVSTEKLWGGRFEAATNRLVEQYTASVGVDRRLAMQDIRGSMAHARMLGRQGVLRAEDVDAILEGLRRVEAEVADGTFVWKDELEDVHMNIEARLTELIGEAGKRLHTGRSRNDQVALDFRLHVDEALGQWQAYLGELIHVLASRAEEHVRTLLPGCTHLQPAQPVSLAQHLLAYAWMCRRDFDRVADARKRVQVSPLGAAALAGTTYPIDPEMVAREVGFPEIFANSMDAVADRDFVMEPVFCACAIMAHLSRLCEELILWANPAFGFVRLPDAFATGSSIMPQKKNPDVAELMRGKTGRVYGDLTALLTLVKGLPLTYNRDLQEDKEPFFDADTTVSSSLRLMAAMMAEMEFVPERMLALLRKGFLNATELADYLVAKGLPFRDAHHVVGRAVAFAEEQRQGLEDLPLETLRSFSPLIEEDVFTVLDYHQAVARRCAPGGTGEGPVRRQIADLRAWLSG, from the coding sequence ATGTCCGGAAAAGTATCCACCGAAAAGCTCTGGGGCGGACGGTTTGAGGCGGCTACGAACCGGCTCGTGGAACAGTACACGGCTTCGGTCGGGGTGGACCGCCGCCTGGCCATGCAGGATATTCGAGGCTCCATGGCCCATGCCCGGATGCTGGGCAGACAGGGTGTTTTGCGAGCCGAGGACGTGGACGCCATTCTGGAGGGGCTGCGGAGGGTCGAAGCCGAGGTCGCGGATGGAACCTTCGTCTGGAAAGACGAACTGGAAGACGTACACATGAACATCGAGGCCCGGTTGACCGAGCTGATCGGTGAAGCCGGCAAGCGGTTGCACACCGGGCGCAGCCGCAACGATCAGGTGGCCCTGGACTTCCGGTTGCATGTGGATGAAGCCCTGGGGCAGTGGCAGGCGTACCTGGGCGAACTGATCCATGTACTGGCCAGCCGGGCCGAGGAGCACGTCCGGACCTTGCTGCCCGGCTGCACCCATTTGCAGCCGGCCCAACCGGTCAGCCTGGCCCAGCATCTCCTGGCCTACGCCTGGATGTGTCGCCGTGATTTCGACCGGGTCGCCGACGCCCGCAAGCGGGTCCAGGTCAGCCCTTTGGGAGCCGCGGCTCTGGCCGGTACCACCTATCCCATTGACCCGGAAATGGTCGCCCGGGAAGTGGGGTTTCCCGAAATTTTCGCCAACAGCATGGACGCGGTGGCGGACCGGGACTTTGTCATGGAGCCCGTGTTCTGCGCCTGCGCGATCATGGCGCACCTGTCCCGGCTCTGCGAGGAGCTGATCCTCTGGGCCAATCCGGCCTTCGGATTCGTGCGGCTGCCCGACGCCTTTGCCACGGGGTCGAGCATCATGCCCCAGAAAAAAAATCCGGACGTGGCCGAACTGATGCGCGGCAAGACCGGGCGGGTCTACGGCGACCTGACGGCGTTGCTGACTCTGGTCAAGGGGCTGCCGCTGACGTACAACCGTGATTTGCAGGAAGACAAGGAACCGTTTTTCGACGCGGACACGACCGTGTCGTCCTCGTTGCGGCTGATGGCCGCGATGATGGCCGAAATGGAGTTCGTCCCCGAACGGATGCTGGCCCTGCTGCGCAAAGGCTTTCTCAACGCCACGGAGCTGGCCGACTACTTGGTGGCCAAGGGCTTGCCCTTTCGCGACGCCCATCATGTCGTCGGGCGGGCCGTGGCCTTTGCCGAGGAACAGAGGCAGGGTCTGGAGGATCTGCCGCTGGAAACGTTGCGGTCATTCTCTCCGTTGATTGAGGAAGACGTTTTCACGGTGCTGGATTATCACCAGGCCGTAGCCCGGCGATGCGCGCCCGGGGGTACGGGGGAAGGGCCGGTACGCCGACAAATCGCCGATCTTCGGGCTTGGCTCTCGGGGTGA
- the ftsH gene encoding ATP-dependent zinc metalloprotease FtsH — protein sequence MNNFSKNLLLWATISVVMVVLFNMFSQPPAPEQRLSYSELLTRVRAGEITEVKVQGQRIQGVLLNEQRFVSFNPNDPNLVQTLLDNNVRVVAEPEDQSPWYFTVLISWFPMLLLIGVWIFFMRQMQSGGGRAMSFGRSRAKMLSEESTKVTFEDVAGVDEAKEELMEVVDFLREPKKFTRLGGRIPKGVLLVGSPGTGKTLLARAVAGEAGVPFFSISGSDFVEMFVGVGAARVRDLFTQGKKNAPCLIFIDEIDAVGRQRGAGLGGGHDEREQTLNQMLVEMDGFESNEGVILIAATNRPDVLDPALLRPGRFDRQVVVPAPDFRGRVRILQVHAKRTPLAKGVDLESLAKGTPGMSGADLENLVNEAALHAARQGKEQLDMRDFEEAKDKLLMGKERRSMILSDEEKKTTAYHEAGHALVARLLPGTDPIHKVSIIPRGMALGVTMQLPDDERHNYSRSYLEKTLAVLLAGRVAEEIIFDQLTTGAGNDIERATKMARKMVCQWGMSDTLGPLSLGENNDHVFLGREIGHQKDYSEQTAQMIDAEIKGFVTRAHGKAKQLLEKHIDDLHAMANALLERETITGEDITLLMKGEPLPPISPVGAKPARKDAGAAPEAASGVGPGDDMGGGEKEAEGERAGSAQPANPSVPSDTTDGRSEDRDDADDADEFALEEPEKTNRS from the coding sequence TTGAATAATTTTTCCAAGAACCTGTTGCTCTGGGCCACCATTTCCGTGGTCATGGTGGTTCTGTTCAACATGTTCAGCCAACCGCCCGCGCCGGAGCAAAGGCTGAGTTACAGCGAGTTATTGACCCGTGTGCGCGCCGGTGAAATCACCGAGGTCAAGGTTCAGGGGCAGCGAATCCAGGGCGTCCTGCTCAACGAACAGCGTTTTGTCTCGTTCAATCCCAACGATCCGAACCTGGTGCAGACGCTTCTTGACAACAACGTGCGCGTGGTTGCCGAGCCGGAGGACCAATCGCCATGGTACTTTACGGTGCTTATTTCCTGGTTTCCAATGCTCCTCTTGATCGGCGTGTGGATTTTTTTCATGCGCCAGATGCAATCCGGAGGCGGGAGAGCCATGTCCTTTGGCCGGTCCCGGGCCAAGATGCTCAGCGAGGAATCCACCAAGGTCACCTTTGAGGATGTGGCCGGAGTGGACGAGGCCAAGGAAGAGCTGATGGAGGTTGTGGATTTTCTCCGCGAGCCCAAGAAATTCACTCGCCTGGGCGGGCGAATTCCCAAAGGCGTCCTGCTGGTCGGTTCACCGGGTACCGGAAAGACCCTTCTGGCCAGGGCCGTGGCCGGAGAGGCCGGAGTGCCGTTTTTCTCCATTTCCGGCTCGGACTTTGTGGAAATGTTCGTGGGCGTGGGCGCGGCCAGGGTCCGGGACCTTTTCACCCAGGGCAAGAAGAACGCGCCCTGTTTGATCTTCATCGATGAGATTGACGCCGTGGGGCGGCAGCGCGGGGCCGGTCTGGGCGGCGGGCACGATGAACGGGAGCAGACCCTGAACCAGATGCTTGTGGAAATGGACGGCTTTGAATCCAACGAGGGCGTGATCCTGATAGCGGCCACCAACCGGCCCGACGTGCTGGACCCGGCCCTGCTGCGCCCAGGTCGTTTTGACCGTCAGGTGGTGGTGCCCGCACCTGATTTTCGTGGCCGGGTGCGTATTCTGCAGGTCCACGCCAAGCGCACGCCCCTGGCCAAGGGGGTAGATCTGGAATCCCTGGCCAAGGGCACTCCGGGCATGTCCGGAGCTGATCTGGAAAACCTGGTCAACGAGGCGGCCCTGCATGCGGCCCGGCAAGGCAAGGAACAGCTGGACATGCGGGACTTCGAGGAAGCCAAGGACAAGCTGCTCATGGGCAAGGAGCGGCGGAGCATGATTCTCAGCGACGAGGAGAAGAAGACCACGGCCTACCACGAGGCCGGCCACGCCCTGGTGGCCCGTCTGCTTCCCGGCACGGACCCGATCCACAAGGTGTCCATCATTCCCCGGGGCATGGCCCTGGGTGTGACCATGCAGCTTCCGGACGATGAGCGTCACAATTACAGCCGATCCTATCTGGAAAAGACTTTGGCCGTGCTGCTCGCCGGGAGAGTGGCGGAGGAGATCATCTTCGATCAACTGACCACCGGGGCGGGCAACGACATCGAACGGGCCACGAAGATGGCCAGGAAGATGGTTTGTCAGTGGGGCATGAGCGATACCCTGGGGCCGCTTTCCCTGGGGGAAAACAACGATCATGTCTTTTTGGGCCGGGAGATCGGGCACCAGAAGGATTACAGCGAACAGACCGCCCAGATGATCGATGCGGAGATCAAGGGCTTCGTGACGAGGGCACATGGCAAGGCCAAGCAGCTTCTGGAAAAGCACATCGACGATCTGCATGCCATGGCCAACGCGCTTCTGGAGCGAGAAACCATAACCGGCGAGGACATCACGCTGTTGATGAAGGGCGAGCCTCTGCCGCCCATAAGCCCCGTGGGCGCGAAGCCAGCCCGGAAGGACGCTGGAGCAGCACCTGAAGCGGCATCCGGGGTTGGACCCGGCGACGACATGGGCGGGGGCGAAAAAGAGGCGGAAGGAGAGAGAGCCGGCTCCGCGCAGCCCGCCAATCCTTCCGTGCCTTCCGACACCACTGACGGACGTTCTGAAGACAGGGACGACGCAGACGACGCGGACGAGTTTGCCCTGGAAGAACCAGAGAAAACCAACCGGTCTTGA
- the folP gene encoding dihydropteroate synthase translates to MRPVSSWKIKDSRWIGLADPVIMGVVNCTPDSFYDGGRHVEPDSALRHGLLLASQGALILDVGGESTRPGSRPVGVQQELERVLPVVRGLSAASLEAESSVASSIVSIDTTKSAVAARCLQDGASIVNDVSGCRFDPELMDVLGQFKPGYVLMHAQGSPESMQQDPRYDDIVDEVRLFFEQRMEALGRSGLPEEHVVLDPGIGFGKRLEHNLELLRNIEVFQELGRPILVGVSNKSLWKDLLGLELEERGTVTQVAAALLAARGVRIHRMHDVRATARTLRVEKALRVGGGPAC, encoded by the coding sequence ATGCGGCCCGTTTCTTCTTGGAAAATCAAGGATAGTCGTTGGATCGGTCTAGCCGATCCGGTGATCATGGGGGTGGTGAACTGCACCCCGGACTCGTTTTATGACGGAGGGCGGCACGTCGAGCCGGACTCCGCCCTTCGTCATGGTCTGTTGCTGGCTTCTCAGGGCGCGTTGATCCTGGACGTGGGCGGTGAGTCCACTCGCCCCGGTTCTCGTCCCGTGGGCGTTCAACAGGAGTTGGAGCGAGTGCTGCCCGTGGTTCGCGGACTGTCGGCGGCGTCTCTGGAGGCTGAATCTTCCGTTGCTTCTTCGATAGTTTCCATCGACACGACCAAGTCCGCCGTGGCGGCCCGGTGCCTTCAGGACGGGGCGTCCATCGTCAACGACGTTTCCGGTTGTCGGTTCGACCCGGAACTTATGGACGTCCTGGGCCAGTTCAAGCCCGGCTACGTGCTGATGCACGCCCAAGGCAGCCCGGAGAGCATGCAGCAAGATCCCCGGTACGACGACATCGTGGACGAAGTGCGTCTCTTTTTCGAGCAGCGGATGGAAGCCTTGGGGCGTTCCGGGCTGCCGGAAGAGCATGTGGTCCTCGATCCCGGTATCGGATTCGGCAAGCGGCTGGAGCACAATTTGGAATTGCTGCGCAACATCGAAGTGTTTCAGGAACTGGGCCGCCCGATTCTGGTTGGGGTTTCCAACAAGTCGCTCTGGAAGGATCTTTTGGGTCTGGAACTGGAGGAGCGAGGGACGGTCACCCAGGTGGCAGCGGCCTTGCTCGCGGCTCGGGGCGTGCGGATCCATCGGATGCACGACGTGCGAGCCACGGCGCGAACATTGCGGGTTGAAAAGGCCCTGCGCGTCGGGGGAGGTCCGGCATGCTAG
- the cdaA gene encoding diadenylate cyclase CdaA, whose product MLETPFSIPISIRDLVDIGLVTFAFYRLILLIKGTRAVSVIYGLVLILVIFYLSDEFGLFTLNWLLANFLGSLFLVIIIFFQQDIRKALSELGAGSLWRRRKVSDRLVNEVVFSALNMAKSRIGALIVLERSIPLGDIIARGVEIKADLSRELLVTIFYPNTPLHDGAVVVRGGRIEAAGCILPLSSGVDHSAKLGTRHRAAIGVSEETDAVALVVSEERGIISIAQGGRLTEDLNEAQLKDVLREVLEHS is encoded by the coding sequence ATGCTAGAGACGCCGTTCAGCATTCCGATCAGCATTCGGGACCTGGTGGACATCGGTCTGGTGACCTTTGCCTTTTACCGGCTGATTCTGCTGATCAAGGGGACGCGGGCCGTTTCGGTGATCTACGGCCTGGTCCTGATCCTGGTTATCTTCTACCTGTCCGACGAGTTCGGCTTGTTCACCCTGAACTGGTTGCTGGCCAATTTTCTCGGCTCGCTCTTCCTGGTGATTATCATTTTCTTCCAGCAGGACATCCGCAAGGCCCTTTCCGAACTGGGGGCCGGAAGCCTGTGGCGGCGGCGCAAGGTTTCGGACAGGCTGGTGAACGAAGTCGTTTTTTCGGCCCTGAACATGGCCAAGTCGCGCATCGGAGCACTGATCGTCCTTGAGCGGAGCATTCCCCTGGGGGACATCATTGCCCGGGGTGTGGAGATCAAGGCCGACTTGAGCCGGGAATTGCTGGTGACCATCTTTTATCCGAACACTCCGTTACACGACGGCGCCGTGGTGGTCCGGGGGGGGCGAATCGAGGCCGCGGGCTGCATTCTGCCGTTGTCCTCAGGCGTGGATCACTCCGCGAAGCTCGGGACCCGGCACCGGGCCGCCATCGGGGTCAGCGAGGAAACCGACGCCGTGGCCCTGGTGGTCTCCGAGGAGCGCGGCATCATCTCCATTGCTCAGGGCGGCCGGTTGACTGAAGACCTGAATGAAGCCCAACTCAAGGACGTGCTGCGCGAAGTTCTGGAGCATTCATGA